Proteins encoded within one genomic window of Panicum virgatum strain AP13 chromosome 1N, P.virgatum_v5, whole genome shotgun sequence:
- the LOC120657309 gene encoding pentatricopeptide repeat-containing protein At1g05750, chloroplastic-like translates to MAVAAAPSLPIPIPTPPRPTPKPRRARARPPRQRDVVSWTSAIARAAGQGDLPAAAAALSAMLLSPAAPGPNDVTLLTVLSACADSPSSPLARPLALSLHAHALKVFPSHLLLSTCLVRFYLASRLPHLALQLFDAMPIRSVVTYNTMISGLMRNGLVDAAFEVFDGMPGPDKVSWTALIDGCVKNGLHDEAIDCFRAMLLDGVEPDYVTLIAIVSACAEVGALGLGMWAHRLVVRQGLERNVRVANSLIDMYARCGQAELAAQVFRSLRKRTVVSWNSMVVGFAANGRCTNAIELFEEMRRQGFKPDAVTLTGVLTACSHAGLTEQGLSYYDLMTTQYGVTARMEHYGCVVDLLGRAGRLDEAMRVVETMPMRPNEVVLGGLLAGCRMHGDLEMAEQLMQHLLELDPGGDANYVLLSNIYAAVGKWDGAGKVRSLMKARGLKKRPGYSAVEVDGDVHEFVSSDRSHPQAQEIGQMLGLLMHEMYDYDEHGGSCFDGD, encoded by the coding sequence ATGGCGGTGGCCGCCGCTCCGTCTCTTCCCATCCCCATCCCCACACCCCCGCGCCCGACCCCGAAgccccgccgcgcacgcgcccgcCCACCGCGGCAGCGGGACGTCGTCTCCTGGACATCTGCcatcgcgcgcgcggcggggcagggcgacctgccggcggcggccgcggcgctctCCGCCATGCTCTTGtcccccgccgcgccgggccCCAACGACGTCACGCTCCTTACCGTCCTGTCCGCCTGCGCCGACTCGCCGTCCTCCCCGCTCGCCCGCCCCTTGGCGCTCTCGCTCCACGCCCACGCGCTCAAGGTCTTCCCTtcccacctcctcctctccaCCTGCCTCGTGCGGTTCTACCTCGCGTCCCGCCTCCCGCACCTCGCGCTCCAGCTTTTCGACGCAATGCCCATCCGCTCCGTCGTCACCTACAACACCATGATCTCCGGGCTCATGCGCAACGGCCTCGTGGACGCCGCGTTCGAGGTGTTTGACGGAATGCCCGGGCCGGATAAGGTCTCCTGGACGGCGCTCATCGACGGGTGCGTCAAGAACGGGCTCCACGACGAGGCCATCGACTGCTTCCGCGCCATGCTGCTGGACGGCGTCGAGCCGGACTACGTCACGTTGATAGCCATCGTCTCCGCGTGCGCCGAGGTCGGCGCGCTCGGGCTCGGGATGTGGGCGCACCGGCTCGTGGTCAGGCAGGGGCTGGAGCGCAATGTCCGCGTCGCCAACTCGCTGATCGACATGTACGCGCGGTGCGGAcaggcggagctcgcggcgcaGGTATTCCGTTCCCTGAGGAAGCGGACGGTGGTTTCTTGGAACTCGATGGTCGTCGGGTTCGCAGCCAATGGCCGGTGCACCAACGCAATCGAGCTCTTCGAGGAGATGCGGAGGCAGGGGTTCAAGCCGGATGCGGTAACGCTCACCGGCGTGCTCACGGCCTGCAGCCACGCCGGCCTCACTGAGCAGGGGCTGAGCTACTACGACCTCATGACGACACAGTACGGCGTCACCGCGCGGATGGAGCACTACGGGTGCGTGGTTGACCTGCTTGGCCGTGCCGGGCGGCTCGACGAGGCGATGCGCGTGGTGGAGACCATGCCGATGCGACCCAATGAGGTGGTGCTCGGGGGCCTCCTCGCCGGCTGTCGGATGCACGGGGACCTGGAGATGGCCGAGCAGCTGATGCAGCACCTCCTCGAGCTGGACCCTGGGGGTGACGCCAACTACGTGCTTCTGTCCAACATCTACGCGGCTGTGGGGAAGTGGGATGGCGCCGGGAAGGTCCGGAGCTTGATGAAGGCGCGCGGGCTAAAGAAACGGCCAGGGTACAGCGCCGTGGAGGTCGACGGCGACGTGCACGAGTTCGTGTCGAGCGATCGGTCTCATCCGCAGGCACAAGAGATTGGCCAGATGCTTGGGTTGCTCATGCACGAGATGTATGATTATGATGAGCATGGAGGTAGCTGCTTCGACGGGGATTGA
- the LOC120657312 gene encoding mitogen-activated protein kinase kinase kinase 1-like: MHRDIKCANILLDLNGTVKVGDFGLAKQIKVWKQKRSCAGSVYWMAPEVIRGTPYGRSADIWSLGCTILEMFIQRPPYPDDNWVSAFCQIGRGQLPPVPSSLSLVAREFIHKCLRVNPDDRASADELLGHPFVALPDSEQHVA, from the exons ATGCACAG AGATATTAAATGTGCAAACATTTTACTTGACCTAAATGGAACCGTGAAGGTTGGAGATTTTGGACTGGCAAAGCAG ATTAAAGTCTGGAAGCAGAAAAGGTCCTGTGCAGGAAGTGTATATTGGATGGCTCCTGAG GTCATTCGCGGGACTCCATACGGGCGTTCTGCTGATATCTGGAGTCTCGGGTGCACTATCCTGGAGATGTTCATACAAAGACCTCCTTATCCTGACGACAATTGG GTATCAGCTTTCTGCCAAATCGGTCGTGGTCAGCTCCCTCCGGTCCCGAGCTCACTGTCGCTGGTGGCTCGCGAGTTCATACACAAGTGCCTCCGGGTAAACCCTGACGACCGGGCCTCTGCTGACGAACTGCTGGGGCACCCATTCGTGGCGCTGCCGGATTCAGAACAGCATGTCGCCTGA
- the LOC120657311 gene encoding mitogen-activated protein kinase kinase kinase 1-like yields the protein MARPQRARPQLSRINAMRHSSYPGEDEGAGDPAPADLGSEFASQTSFRIRGGHGGRAEVDDLFRKLGLNGPEDFTISPALYAAAMAHIPTSSRSRRQSLEAPLALDRGAEGSARQEAVEVSARSYKWPEAESGSRVIESETAKVSLREVAAVVKLGDADTEKGKGDPVKVDQLRVERTKAVVVEAPRETTGALVQVVAESTSRDIEHWISPSPHRRFKRTITTWIKGEHLGSGSFGSVYEAISDDGFFFAVKEVSLMDQGLNAKQRILQLEHEISLLSRLEHENIVQYFGTDKEGGKLYIFLELVTQGSLAALYQKYHLQDSQVSAYTRQILNGLLYLHQRNVLHRDIKCANILVDASGLVKLADFGLAKEISILSQARSSKGTVFWMAPEVAKAKPHGPPADIWSLGCTVLEMLTGKVPYPDMEWTHALLKIGRGIPPEIPYTLSEDARDFIKKCVQANPNDRPSAAQLLEHPFVQRPLQHYSA from the exons ATGGCGAGGCCGCAGCGGGCGAGGCCGCAGCTGTCGCGCATCAACGCGATGAGGCACTCGTCGTACCCCGGCGAGGACGAAGGCGCGGGCGACCCCGCGCCGGCCGACCTCGGCTCCGAGTTCGCGTCGCAGACCAGCTTCCGCAtccgcggcggccacggcggccgcgCAGAGGTCGACGACCTCTTCCGGAAGCTCGGCCTCAACGGCCCCGAGGACTTCACTATCTCCCCGGCCCTctacgccgccgccatggcgcaCATCCCAACCTcttcccgcagccgccgccagtCGCTGGAGGCTCCCCTGGCCCTGGACCGGGGCGCCGAGGGTTCAGCACGGCAGGAGGCCGTTGAAGTTTCTGCACGATCCTACAAATGGCCTGAAGCTGAATCAGGCAGCAGAGTGATCGAATCGGAGACAGCGAAAGTTTCCCTACGAGAGGTTGCCGCCGTGGTGAAGTTGGGGGATGCAGACACAGAGAAGGGGAAGGGTGATCCGGTCAAGGTGGATCAGTTGCGAGTTGAGAGAACAAAAGCGGTGGTTGTCGAGGCGCCAAGGGAGACTACGGGTGCTCTGGTTCAAGTTGTAGCAGAGTCAACTTCTCGTGACATTGAGCATTGGATCTCGCCATCGCCACACAGGCGGTTTAAGAGAACCATTACGACTTGGATCAAGGGAGAGCATCTCGGGAGTGGATCGTTTGGGTCAGTGTACGAGGCCATCAGCGA TGATGGTTTTTTCTTTGCTGTCAAGGAGGTATCCTTAATGGATCAGGGACTCAACGCAAAGCAGCGCATTCTGCAGCTTGAGCAT GAGATATCCCTCTTGAGTCGTTTGGAGCATGAAAATATAGTACAATATTTTGGAACAGATAAG GAAGGTGGgaaattatatatttttctcGAACTTGTAACTCAAGGATCATTGGCAGCTTTATATCAAAAATACCATTTACAAGATTCACAAGTCTCAGCATACACAAGGCAGATTCTGAATGGTTTGCTCTATCTACATCAGCGGAATGTCCTGCACAG AGATATCAAATGTGCGAATATCCTAGTTGATGCAAGTGGGCTGGTCAAATTGGCAGATTTTGGACTTGCGAAGGAG ATATCAATTTTGAGCCAGGCAAGATCTAGCAAGGGAACTGTTTTCTGGATGGCCCCTGAG GTTGCTAAGGCTAAGCCACATGGACCACCAGCAGACATATGGAGTCTTGGCTGCACAGTTTTGGAGATGCTGACAGGCAAAGTTCCATACCCTGATATGGAATGG ACACACGCTTTGCTTAAAATTGGTAGGGGAATACCACCAGAAATTCCTTATACATTATCGGAAGATGCGCGTGATTTCATAAAGAAGTGTGTTCAAGCAAATCCAAATGACCGTCCATCTGCTGCTCAGCTATTGGAGCATCCTTTTGTTCAGAGACCGCTACAACATTATAGCGCATGA